The Zingiber officinale cultivar Zhangliang chromosome 9A, Zo_v1.1, whole genome shotgun sequence genome window below encodes:
- the LOC122018917 gene encoding uncharacterized protein LOC122018917 isoform X4 has product MTVNKKAENSLHSGCHIDNGPSGSGQGPKRLFFCKHLLDINVRGSRCNFVCKKELEDCKMPSSPLTRRSPATELKVESAHKRGHSFESKYSPKPKDDDLLLFNEVQNRERENFLLHSFDDFDESISKLKYFSDFSLGITIPARTKRSDLLDADGEKNDYDWLLTPPDTPLFPSLDDDVSQSANASRGRTISQPISIPNTSMSARPNRTSESPHRLSSSPKSNYGVSRPRSRPSSVPRSSPPPILRPATPSRGPSTPPTKPSSSTQLFLTPQRMSTGSSVQTFTNKRGMSPAKVNRGNSASPKLRGWQSNLPGFSTNVPPNLRTSLTDQSATRVRGSSPVSGNRRGPVPKYGRQSLSPSSRSTISPRNSEGDEFSSISKPSTTSSHEDDAQSHASAGVFLNAATRKCRDYAHNRAMGFSKKPSGSFSASSAPKRSFDFARRQTDHHRTPQYMFRPLLSSVPASTFYSAKTNSVHGPMLSRNSSLTTSSNASSDQGASFVLDLEDTDHDQSDLTCKWDGTKIHGFQEEIFVLDKLDEVSEDICYETGKCQSNIGIFDEGMSGKVNSKLDNSMANVGVAVNTVAYEDSSFADEVSDNDAGKKMSTCLKCGKYFDLMDTNVCQECLPSYCLVSSKESETDATSQDINSVEKSSICLKCGKSFTVMDMIKDVCQECNAIHGSIAYKASGTRQVAARDDPNDTPRNEIQRKMGMYVPPNSRHHSTLEQQEQISEGPVTDFSMDSRVHLMTHKTKKNLSEQEIFIPNELNDCCKCESPQSVPTPCSNDGVEGTGIAILLTNASSSRKHHIVQGNSSLTNILYTEPSYGVDSHIIKRSLGKDSSSSSSVELGPSEQTDMLILHQLRNRKDEMDDVRCESHITSNSDLDKFSAIDRSPYNEIETDQVFSRVNLGLENNVENLILNAQKPENSSGGLDLSGLKHSSTEQAAISTDESCYASSYLASSGILLQLGEENTLQMHDSSISGDPGRSCISYQNMDDVCLHNSEGGNEKMEKRTTNQDTPLIEDNYMVTDKVCETQDKIFDVATSSLPIVTLDQQNEIVSCQDAQIDFTPVEMTLCVDLEDCISIPLDKDVLPSELESKFSQDSSFVPAKMKQRGSLVLSMRSFVSLHPHYGDIFTGQVLHFDCSVSLIAGITTYANAKQAL; this is encoded by the exons ATGACAGTTAACAAAAAAGCTGAAAATTCTTTACATTCAG GTTGTCACATTGACAATGGTCCTTCTGGTTCTGGACAAGGTCCTAAGCGCCTGtttttttgtaaacatctatTGGACATTAATGTGCGAGGATCTAGATGCAATTTTGTCTGCAAGAAAGAACTAGAAGACTGTAAAATGCCTTCTTCACCCTTGACTAGGCGCTCTCCAGCAACAGAGCTTAAAGTGGAAAGTGCTCATAAGCGGGGCCACAGTTTTGAGAGCAAATATTCTCCCAAGCCCAAGGATGATGATCTACTCCTGTTTAATGAGGTGCAGAACCGTGAAAGAGAGAACTTCTTGCTACACTCCTTTGACGATTTTGATGAATCCATAT CAAAATTGAAATATTTTTCGGATTTTAGTCTTGGGATCACCATACCAGCTCGAACAAAGAGAAGTGATCTACTTGATGcagatggtgagaaaaatgattACGACTG GTTGTTGACTCCTCCTGATACTCCTTTATTTCCTTCATTGGATGATGATGTTTCACAATCTGCAAATGCATCTAGAGGCAGGACAATTAGTCAACCAATTTCAATCCCGAATACATCGATG TCTGCAAGGCCTAATAGAACCAGTGAGAGTCCGCATAGATTAAGTTCATCTCCTAAATCTAACTATGGTGTCTCTCGTCCAAGAAGTAGACCATCCTCAGTTCCTCGGTCAAGCCCACCTCCAATTCTACGACCTGCAACACCTTCACGGGGACCATCCACACCTCCGACCAAACCTTCATCATCAACTCAACTGTTTTTGACTCCACAGAGGATGAGCACTGGTTCCAGTGTTCAGACATTCACTAATAAAAGAGGCATGTCCCCTGCCAAGGTGAATCGTGGAAATTCTGCCTCACCAAAACTGCGAGGATGGCAATCAAACCTTCCTGGTTTCTCCACTAATGTGCCACCTAACCTCCGAACTTCTCTGACAGACCAGTCGGCAACACGTGTGCGCGGTTCATCCCCAGTATCTGGTAATAGAAGGGGGCCTGTGCCAAAATATGGAAGGCAGTCGCTATCACCATCTTCTAGAAGTACAATATCACCACGTAACAGTGAGGGAGATGAATTCAGCTCTATTAGCAAGCCATCTACAACATCTTCCCATGAAGATGATGCTCAATCACATGCTTCTGCAGGAGTTTTCCTTAATGCAGCTACAAGGAAATGTAGAGATTATGCCCACAACAGAGCTATGGGTTTCTCCAAGAAACCTTCAGGGTCTTTCTCTGCAAGTTCTGCTCCAAAAAGATCCTTTGATTTCGCTCGTAGGCAAACG GATCATCATAGGACTCCACAATATATGTTCAGACCATTGTTATCAAGTGTCCCTGCCTCCACATTTTACTCTGCAAAAACAAACAGTGTGCATGGGCCTATGCTTTCTAGGAATTCTTCACTCACAACCAGCAGTAATGCAAGTTCTGATCAAGGTGCTAGTTTTGTTCTTGATTTGGAGGATACTGACCATGATCAAAGTGATCTGACTTGCAAATGGGATGGGACAAAGATTCATGGATTCCAGGAGGAAATATTTGTCTTGGATAAATTAGATGAGGTAAGTGAAGATATTTGTTATGAAACTGGAAAATGCCAAAGTAATATTGGGATATTTGATGAGGGTATGTCTGGCAAAGTTAACTCAAAGTTGGACAATTCAATGGCCAATGTTGGTGTTGCTGTAAATACTGTTGCTTATGAAGATTCATCATTTGCTGATGAGGTTTCGGATAATGATGCTGGTAAAAAAATGAGCACTTGCTTGAAATGTGGAAAATATTTTGATTTGATGGATACGAATGTTTGTCAAGAATGTTTACCATCATATTGTTTGGTAAGTTCCAAAGAATCTGAGACTGATGCTACTTCCCAAGATATCAATTCCGTTGAAAAATCAAGTATTTGCTTAAAATGTGGGAAAAGCTTCACTGTCATGGATATGATTAAGGATGTATGTCAAGAATGTAATGCAATACACGGGTCAATAGCTTATAAGGCTTCTGGGACCAGGCAAGTCGCAGCCAGGGATGATCCTAATGACACACCTCGTAATGAGATTCAAAGGAAAATGGGAATGTATGTGCCACCTAACAGTAGACATCATTCCACACTTGAACAGCAAGAGCAGATTAGTGAAGGACCAGTGACTGATTTCTCCATGGATAGTAGAGTACACTTGATGACTCACAAAACCAAAAAGAATCTTTCTGAACAGGAAATATTTATCCCAAATGAATTGAATGACTGTTGTAAATGTGAATCTCCACAATCAGTGCCAACTCCTTGTTCAAATGACGGGGTTGAGGGCACGGGCATTGCAATACTTCTAACAAacgcatcaagcagcagaaaacATCATATTGTGCAAGGAAATAGTTCTCTCACAAATATCCTTTACACAGAACCTTCTTATGGAGTTGATAGTCACATCATCAAGCGCAGCCTTGGGAAGGatagctcttcttcttcttctgttgaaCTGGGACCATCTGAGCAAACAGACATGCTCATCCTGCACCAGTTAAGAAATAGAAAGGATGAGATGGACGATGTGAGGTGTGAAAGTCACATTACTTCCAATTCAGATTTGGATAAATTCTCTGCCATAGACAGATCACCTTATAATGAAATTGAAACTGATCAAGTTTTTTCTCGTGTTAACCTAGGTCTGGAAAATAATGTTGAAAACTTAATATTGAATGCTCAAAAGCCAGAAAATTCTTCTGGAGGCTTAGATTTGAGTGGTTTAAAACATTCATCTACAGAGCAAGCTGCTATAAGCACAGATGAATCTTGCTATGCTAGTTCATATTTAGCATCTAGTGGCATACTACTGCAGTTGGGTGAAGAAAATACTCTTCAAATGCATGATTCATCAATATCAGGTGATCCAGGTAGAAGCTGTATCTCTTATCAAAACATGGATGATGTGTGTTTGCATAACAGTGAAGGGGGCAATGAGAAAATGGAGAAACGTACCACTAACCAAGATACACCTTTAATTGAAGACAACTATATGGTAACTGATAAGGTCTGTGAAACTCAAGATAAGATTTTTGATGTTGCAACAAGTAGCTTGCCTATTGTAACCTTAGATCAGCAAAATGAAATCGTCAGTTGTCAGGATGCACAAATAGATTTTACGCCTGTTGAAATGACACTCTGTGTGGATCTAGAAGATTGCATTTCCATACCACTGGACAAGGATGTACTACCTTCTGAATTGGAGTCTAAATTTTCCCAGGATTCTTCCTTTG TCCCAGCTAAAATGAAGCAGAGAGGGTCACTGGTGCTATCTATGAGGAGCTTCGTTTCCTTGCATCCTCATTATGGTGACATCTTCACTGGTCAAGTCCTTCACTTCGATTGCAGTGTCTCACTGATAGCAGGCATCACTACTTACGCCAATGCCAAGCAGGCTCTCTAG